A stretch of the Pan troglodytes isolate AG18354 chromosome 20, NHGRI_mPanTro3-v2.0_pri, whole genome shotgun sequence genome encodes the following:
- the LOC129137954 gene encoding LOW QUALITY PROTEIN: protein FAM90A27P-like (The sequence of the model RefSeq protein was modified relative to this genomic sequence to represent the inferred CDS: deleted 1 base in 1 codon; substituted 1 base at 1 genomic stop codon) gives MAGHSVHHQAQRPPRAKNPQEQQRRPMGQTTPPAEQEESRVKCKNCGAFGHSARSKTCPIKSWSGALPLQALGSHKEKENLKPAKAQLPQAPGPFMRNDREKERSPSPQQQXNKAPKQTFPRTPQEKTQEAWKEPAEDCLFLRHPTMPLPVHTTKKRSVLGPVSTGPPPVNKPEMRLLCPSGHNDGPQLSTCGPTKGHGGDVTASLLPVLQSSHQTPTLSARLPANRPDVSSHGALQPAMKAFALGPGLNSQAEIKHPIVDAKSRPQQVRQQCGQDSRTQAPGKDPAPMPTQTFQNPTKKARFSSFQTPALRTQLPDVGAVQTPQPPRTATGLGSKQAPEATTETAATKTATLQPRVNLQPAPSSPFLGPAQGCPVLQPGPPIHVPGRPGSVTFMRGDEGEKSPRFRTPPTSHPPENSASAQSPRFSRQPEGRGPQVSTSVLFEDLLVTSSSEDSDSD, from the exons ATGGCCGGTCATTCCGTCCATCATCAGGCTCAGAGGCCCCCCCGG GCCAAGAACCCACAGGAGCAGCAGAGGAGACCCATGGGGCAGACGACTCCCCCAGCAGAGCAGGAGGAATCCAGG GTGAAATGCAAGAACTGCGGGGCCTTTGGGCACTCAGCCAGGAGCAAGACCTGCCCCATTAAGAGCTGGAGTGGGGCCCTTCCTCTGCAGGCCCTGGGCTCACACAAGGAGAAGGAGAACCTGAAACCAGCAAAGGCCCAGCTACCCCAGGCTCCAGGGCCCTTTATGAGGAATGATAGAGAAAAGGAGCGAAGTCCAAG TCCCCAGCAGCAGTAGAACAAAGCTCCGAAGCAGACATTTCCCAGAACTCCCCAAGAGAAAACGCAGGAAGCCTGGAAGGAGCCAGCGGAAGACTGTTTGTTCCTGAGG CATCCTACCATGCCACTGCCTGTCCACACCACCAAGAAGCGATCTGTCCTGGGCCCTGTGTCCACAGGTCCACCGCCTGTCAACAAACCCGAGATGAGATTACTCTGCCCTTCGGGTCACAACGATGGACCTCAACTGAGCACCTGTGGACCCACCAAGGGACACGGCGGGGACGTTACTGCCTCCCTGCTCCCTGTTCTGCAGAGCTCCCACCAGACCCCCACTCTCAGTGCCAGGCTGCCAGCCAACAGGCCCGACGTGTCCTCCCACGGTGCTCTCCAGCCTGCCATGAAGGCATTTGCCCTGGGTCCTGGCCTGAATTCCCAGGCAGAAATCAAACATCCCATTGTAGATGCAAAGTCCAGACCACAGCAAGTCAGACAACAGTGTGGCCAGGACTCCAGAACCCAGGCACCAGGCAAGGATCCTGCCCCCATGCCCACCCAGACTTTCCAGAACCCCACAAAGAAAGCAAGATTCAGCTCCTTCCAGACCCCTGCACTGAGAACTCAGCTCCCGGATGTGGGCGCTGTGCAGACACCCCAGCCTCCCCGCACTGCAACTGGACTTGGATCCAAACAGGCACCCGAGGCGACCACAGAGACAGCAGCCACCAAGACAGCAACCCTGCAGCCCAGAGTCAACCTCCAGCCCGCACCCAGCTCACCtttcctgggcccagcccagggctgccccgtcctccagcctggaccacccaTTCATGTTCCAGGGAGGCCCGGCAGTGTCACCTTCATGAGAGGGGACGAGGGAGAGAAGAGCCCCAGGTTCAGAACGCCTCCCACATCCCATCCTCCTGAAAACTCTGCTTCCGCTCAGAGCCCTCGCTTCTCAAGGCAGCCTGAGGGGCGGGGTCCCCAGGTCTCAACGAGTGTCCTCTTTGAGGACCTTCTGGTCACTTCCTCCTCTGAGGACAGTGACAGTGACTGA